A segment of the Elaeis guineensis isolate ETL-2024a chromosome 6, EG11, whole genome shotgun sequence genome:
ttccctggccgtcctggccttgtagtacgtatatcggaaatgaaaaaaagagcgctttgtgttaccttgtccacgcgtagcactgatattgtcaTCTGTTGAACCTTTCTTATCGTTcggcttgtttgacgtagatgtcgtcgtggggggggctctttcctttcatccgaccttgttacgcggccgagttccgccaccattattaacccttgctgcagaagtggcggatggaacccgacttccgtaggagtccgggcgaagtcttccttggcgtaggaacccgactcccgtaggagtccgagtgaagtcttccttggcggcggaacccggctcccgtaggagtccgggtgaagtcttccttggcggcggaacccggctcccgtaggagtccgggtgaagtcttccttggcgtaggaacccggctcccgtaggagtccgggccttccattttgctcgagccggcgtgaggttcttcTCTCGTTACCagtctggcttgtgggggcgcgttagggcgctgtaaggcctctcccccctccggtctaaaagaaccgggccttcaactttgctcatgtcaggacgaggttctcctcctgttcctgacatggctgtgggggcacattagggcgttgcaaggcctctccccccatccggtctaaatgaaccgggcctttgactttgctcaagttaggaagaggttttcctcctgtccctaacagggctgtgggggcacattaggacgttgtaaggcctctccccccatccgatctaaaagaaccgggcctttgactttgctcaagttagggcgaggttttcctcctgtccctaacaaggctgtgggggcacattagggcgttgtaaggcctctccccccatccggtctaaaagaatcgggcctttgactttgctcatgccaggacgaggttctcctcctgttcctggcatggctgcatttttggagggatcagatccagtcataatacatccacgctaggtgggaggggcacgttaggcagaaagaaaagtagattcaaggcgaaatagtaagtgatacatttacagttttcccgctcctccttgaggccctccggtgatggagtcgatggtcccgatgggaggtcggtccccgggttgctcctcccttttctgcggttcaggcggtgggagggctcttggccggtctcctctaccctcaggcctgcggcggatgaatctgtcgagtcgacctcgccgaatgagctcctcgatctcgtcctggagctggatgcattcctccgtgtcgtggccgtggccgcggtggtagaggcagaacttgttggggttgcgcttcccggggtgtgtgcgcatcctctccggcctagggagctgctccctgacctccatcagtacctgggccttcgaggcgttgaggggggcgtagttgcgaaatttccctggtggggaaccccatcGGAATCtgctgtccgggcttctctgcctgcgtgcccggggtagagtatgggcgcgcttatgtccaggaggggatcgggagcgaggccgggcttcctttggcctcttctcaactgcgggcttactcgaatctcccgcctgacgctcccttgctgtctcttcgtccttcattttgaatgcttcttccgctcgggcgtatccttcagcccgagccagtaaatcagcaaaatttctggggtacttcttctccagggagtacaaaagatcattcttctgaaggccacctttcagggcggccatggcaactgactggtccaagttccggacctccaacgccgcgatgttgaagcggttgacgtaggcccgtatggactccccttccctctgcttgatgttgatgagggactccgaacccttccggggacgccggctgctgacaaaatgggccacaaattgatggctcatctgatcgaaggaaaagatggtacccgacttcagagctgagtaccagttcctcgctgctcccttcaaagtagacgggaaagcctggcacaagatggcgtcaggagcgtcgtgaagcagcatcatcgttcggaaggcctccagatgatcaaccgggtccgacgtcccgtcgtagctttcgaactggggaagcttgaagttcgacgggatcggttcctgcataatcatttgggagaagggagggtcagtgcaaatatcctcaccataagcgggaggcgcgtggcggagttcttcaatccgccggctcatctcctggagcttccggtccagaaaatcttctcgacttcgagtctcgagggtcctttggcagaacgggggcagggatcttccaggggtggagtcgtgatccaattgagggctctctaccctcggatttattttcccgggaaggacggggcggctggcccaggtgacCCGCcctgccgtcgggttctggcattccagagatgccctttccggatgcgccgacgcctgcggttgctgctgctgcattgcttgtacggcttcgacgaggcctctgacctgctgtgccagcaagtcaaattgttccgcgccgaccgccgccgccggagggggaggctgagaaactggaggggaggccggagcctgagatctggccgcggaggccgtagaccgccgggtggacgccttgcatggaggcatcgagtgtcgatctcgtgaAGGGAGGTTAGGAgcgggtgacggagagacggtcagggacggctccgttgaacactcctttaagaacaagggtgctgcgaagacacacgtccttcctctagcgccaatcatgttggtgcaaaaatctgcttgcgccggagaagctggagtcggggaagccgcggtcgccgccgggacctgcaagggaagtctaaaccgtaggtggggttgctccggcaagaccctccgatgctcaagtcagttctctgcctcaacaagaatggagtgctcgaacggagaatttagcagagtttggagataagaaatgagcttagagaataacgtatctggatccccctttttataggcgggggaggtaacggattgatggcgacacctgtaaccgtctggtagtgggccgcccgtggtcaggggaatttattgcgagaggtagtggagcggaatcgtggccatcaccgcagctcgccacgtggaatctgttgcagggagtggagcagcgcccgttgtcgtgacttgccagcggatgggagaatcgtccggtatccatcgcaggaggtggagcaggttcgtggccattaccgtggcctgccagggggtagtggagctgtgcggaatccgccacaggaagtagaGCAaggcggcgatggttactgcggcctgtcagggaatgatggagctgcgtggaatccaccacaggaagtggagcagggccgtggccgttttggtggcctgccagggggcgcggatctgttgattgaagctcgacagtggtcggagcccgacctctgtagaggtccgggagaggtcctcctggcggctggggtcgtgggtggagtctgactttcgtgggagtccggggGGAACCCTCTcgaagctgaagttgcgggcagaacccggctctcgtaggagtccgggcggagctgtgctgcagtagatgtcggaggcggagtccggctcccgtaggagtacgggcggagccgtgctgcagttgatgtcggagacggagcccggctcccgtaggagtccgggcggagccgtgctgcagttgatgtcggaggcggagcccggctcccgtaggagtccgggcggagccgtgctacagttgatgtcggaggcggagcccggctcccgtaggagtccgggcgaagccctctgcaatcaaagttaaaggtgaagtccggctctcgtaggagtccggacggagcttaccagcagttgatactgagagcggagcctggctcccgtaggagtccgggcggagctgtgccgcagctgatgtcggaggcggagcccggctcccgtaggagtccgggcggagccgtgctgcagttgatgtcggagacggagtccggctcccataggagtccgggcggagctgtgccgcagCTGAtggcggaggcggagcccggctcccgtaggagtccgggcggaaccgtgccgcagctgatgtcggaggcggagcccggccccgtaggagtccgggcggagctgtgctgcagttgatgtcggagacggagcccggctcccgtaggagtccgggcggagctgtgccgcagCTGAtggcggaggcggagcccggctcccgtaggagtccgggcggaaccgtgccgcagctgatgtcggaggcggagcccggctcccgtaggagtccaggcggagctgtgctgcagttgatgtcggaggcggagcccggctcccgtaggagttcgggcggagctgtgctgcagtcgattccgccgagggtttcggctttgggtattttatacccaacaatatatatatatagtattttatgaggatatgcatgtaaatattaattttgtaAAGTATCCTTATAaatttcaatatttaaaaaaatatttatgaaaaagatTTAAGATCTTTATACATGTATACTCTCTTAAATGTACAAAATTACATAAATATGGCTATTTGTTTCGGGCATTtcaatcattttaaattttaaattattaaattcttAATGGTATTGGATGGCTGGGTGATTGTACATAAaaaagtaatatatatatatatatttaaatattaaaatttatataaatattctttcaaaattatGTATGTCCtcctataaaatatattatatatatatatatatatatatatatatatatatatatatatatatatatatatatatatatatatatatatatatatcccgaGAAAGTAATAGTACGTCACAAATGAGCATGTAACAAGCTCTTCCAAAGATTCTTCATCCTAATTAAAATGAGCATTGGTTCTCAGCTGTCCATACAGGGCCGGCCCTGGGGCAGGTCGAattgggcgaccgccccaggcccaAGTTCTGTATTGATATTCCAATGGGGTGCAAGAatgattttttataatattataataaaaaaaataattacataggttaatgatggattttatatgctacttaacgaatatatctataaaaaattattgtatgtaaattaatatttttaatgataattaatgtttaaagtatgttaatttttaatagagaaaatcttatttttttatttagctccaggtctaaaaaatatcaggaccggccctgTGTCCATACATACATTCATCCTAATTATATACATACATTCAGAGAGCTCAACCTTAAAGACAAAACCTTATCCCGAGAAAGTAATAGTACGTCACAGAATGAGCATGTAACAAGCTCTTCCAAAGATTCTTCATCCTAATTAAAATGAGCATTGGTTCTCAGCTGTCCATACATACATTCATCCTAATTATATACATACATTCAGAGAGCTCAACCTTAAAGACAAAACCTTATCCCGAGAAAGTAATAGTACGTCACAGAATGAGCATGTAACAAGCTCTTCCAAAGATTCTTCATCCTAATTAAAATGAGCATTGGTTCTCAGCTGTCCATACATACATTCATCCTAATTATATACATACATTCAGAGAGCTCAACCTTAAAGACAAAACCTTAtccatgtctctctctctctctctctctctctctctcgttttcTCTTGATTCTCAACCAGCAATCATCCCTTCGGGACGAAGGGACGGGATCCTCTTTCCCACCATCCACCCAACCCTCTCTCACTTTCTCCTCTCGTTTAAATAACAAATAGAGCTCGCCGACGCCACCGAAACGGGGAGACCAGTGATGGCGTCGGCGgcactcctcctcctcctcctctactcTTCCTCCTCCTTCTGCCACGTAGCAGCAGCAGAGGAGAAGCGCCGGACGTACATCGTCCACATGGCCAAGTCCCGGATGCCGGACACCTTCACTGATCACGGCCACTGGTACCACGCCTCCCTCCGCTCCGTCTCCGACTCGGCCGAGATCCTGTACTCCTACGACACGGTCTCCCACGGCTTCTCCACCCGTCTCACCCCCGCCGAGGCCGCCACCTTGGAATCCCGTGAGGGCGTCCTCTCCGTTCTCCCGGAGGTCCGCTACGAGCTCCACACAACCCGGACGCCCATGTTCCTAGGCCTGGATGAGAGCCACGGTCTCTTCCCGCAGGCCGACACGGGCAGCGACGTCGTGGTGGGACTTCTCGACACCGGGGTATGGCCGGAGAGGAAGAGCTTCGACGACACGGGGTTCGGACCGGTGCCGGCCGGGTGGAAGGGAGCGTGCGAGGAGGCGAAGGACTTCAAGGCGACGTCGTGCAACCGGAAATTGATCGGGGCGCGGTTCTTCTCCAAAGGCTACGAGGCCACAGTAGGCCCCATCAACGGGACCACGGAGTCCAGGTCTCCGCGGGACGACGAAGGCCACGGGACTCACACCGCCACCACCGCTGCCGGCTCCGCCGTGACGGACGCCAGCCTCTTCGGCTTCGCTAACGGCACCGCCCGCGGGATGGCGACGCGGGCGCGCGTCGCCGCGTACAAGGTGTGCTGGGCCGCCGGGTGCTTCAGCTCCGACATCCTCGCCGCCATGGACAGGGCGGTGGACGACGGGTGCCACGTCCTTTCTCTGTCGCTTGGCGGCAAGATGACGGAATATTATGAGGATAACATCGCGATCGGAGCGTTCAACGCGATGGAGAAAGGGCTCCTGATCTCGTGCTCAGCCGGTAACGGCGGCCCCATCGCCTCCAGCGTCACCAACGTCGCCCCCTGGATTATTACTGTGGGCGCTGGAACTATCGACCGGGACTTCCCCGCCTACGTTGTGCTCGGAAATGGCAAGAATTATACCGGGGTGTCGCTCTATAGTGGGAAGCTGCTTCCGAAATCGCCTCTCCCCTTCGTGTACGCTGGCAACGCCAGCAACGCCACCCAGGGGAATCTTTGCATGCCGGGGACCCTGATACCGGAGAAGGTGGCCGGGAAGATCGTTCTCTGCGACCGTGGGATGAGTCGGGGTGTCCAGAAGGGATACGTGGTGCGCGAAGCCTGCGGCGCCGGGATGGTACTCGCCAACACCGACGCCAACGGCGAGGAGCTCGTTGCCGGCGCCCACCTCCTCCCGGCCACCGCCGTCGGCCAGAAGGCCGGTGATGCCATCAGAGAGTATCTACGATCGCATAAAAGTCCGACGGCGACGATCGGATTCGGGGGGACGAAGATCGGGGTGCGGCCGTCGCCGGTGGTGGCGGCGTTCTCGTCGCGGGGGCCGAACTTCGTGACGGCGGAGATCCTGAAGCCGGACCTGATCGCCCCGGGGGTCAATATCCTTGCCGGGTGGACGGGGGCGGCGGGTCCGACCAGCCTGTCGGTGGACTTGCGTCGGGTGGAGTTCAACATAATCTCTGGGACCTCCATGTCGTGCCCCCACGTCAGCGGCATCGCCGCCCTCCTCAAAGCGGCCCACCCGGACTGGAGCCCCGCCGCTGTCCGCTCCGCCCTCATGACCACCGCCTACTCCGCCTACCCCGAAGGCGATGGCGGCCTCCTTGACGTCGCCACCGGCAAGGCCGCCACCCCCTTCGACTACGGCGCCGGCCACGTGGACCCCCCGCGCGCCGTGGATCCGGGCCTCATCTACGACCTCACCACCGAGGACTACATCGACTTCCTCTGCGCGCTTAAGTACACCTCCCGCCATATCGCCACTGTGGCCAAAAGAACCAACTATACCTGCGACAGTACGAGGACCTACGCGGTGTCGGGACTCAACTACCCGTCCTTCGCGGTGGTGTTCCAGAAGGGGAGCGGGGCCGGAGGCAGCGTGAAGACGGTGAAGCACACGAGGACGGTGACCAACGTGGGAGGCCCGGGGACGTACAAGTCGATGGTGACGACTGCGGTGGCCGGCGGGGCAGTGAAGGTGGGGGTGGAGCCGGCGGAGCTGAGCTTCACGAAGAAGGGGGAGAAGAGGAGCTACACGGTGAGCTTCTCATCACCATCGCCGCCGTCGGTATCGTCAGGGTTCGGCCGGCTCGAGTGGTCCGACGGGAAGCACGTCGTGGCCAGCCCCATCGCGTTCAGCTGGACATGAGGTCAATGTCGTCAATGGAAACAGTGGAACACTAGCATCCTCGCCGTTGCTGTTTCGAGCCTAATTTGTTAAAATGTAATGTATGGTCCTTTCAATTCCTATGTTTTGGTTTAGTTATACGTTGGATTCATATATTGACTTATATATAATTGTACTCAtattatcataataatttatatattaatatataaatttttatagaatATGATAGCCTCACATATAAGAGACCTTATGTAAAGAACCTTAGATCTacattctcttcaaaatttttcatctcaTTCTTTACTCCAATCTCCTCCCAAATTTCATCTAGTAACAAAGCCAACAAAAATAATATCAAAGCAAGAAAGATCAACAAGATTTGAGTTTGAAGACAACAGGTGAGAAAAAGAGCCCCATtcaaaaaaatttccatggcaagTTCAAACAACATCGATATGAGCATCAATCAATATCTTCTATTCCTATTTTTGATGAAGAAAACTATGATTATTGAAGCATTAAGATGAAAATCCTCTTCATTTCACAAGAGATTTGAGATTTGATGGAGAGTGTGTATAAAGAGCCATCCACTCCAACCAACCAATAAAGGGAGCAAATGAAGGGCTATAAAAAGAAGGATGCCAAAGCCATCTTCTTCATCCAACAAGTGGTGTTCGATAAGATTTTTTCAAGAATCATTAGAGCTACCAAATCAAAGGAGGCATGGGATATCTTGCAAGAGGAATTTCAAGAGAACACCAAGGTGAGAACTATCAAACTTCAAACTCTAAGAAGAGAGTTAGATAATTTGAGAATGTAAGAACATGAGAGGTTAAAGGATTATTTCTTCAAAATTATGAAGATTGTTAATCAAATGAAGAGCTATGGTGAAACCATCATCGAGCAAAgaatatatgaaaattttttgacTAGTTTGCCTCCAAAGTTTGATACCATAGTTACTATTATTGAAGAATCTAAAGATCTTTCTACTTTAAGTATTCATGAGTTGATGGGATCTCTTGAAGCTAATGAGCAAAGATTGTTTAAGCACAAAAAATCATCATTAGAAAGTGCCTTTCAATCTAAGCTCAAGATGTTTGACAAAAGTCCTAAAAAAAACTATctagtcatgcacacaagttaaAAGAGAGTCATCTTGAGGTGGAAACCAAAatagaagagaaagaaatatgagaagaaaagaaagggaaagaaataaTTTTGAAGAAGTTAAAATGATGAGAGCACTCAACCTAGGTACAATATATGTAAAAGGTCATCTCatgttgaaaaaaattattggtttATAGGGAACCCCAATGTTATAATTGTAAAAAATTTAACCACGTTCAAAAAGATTGGAGGTAGCAAACAAGTGAGTAAGCACACTTCTTCGAAGAAAATGAAAGCGACCAAAGCATATTCTATGTATGTCAAACCGTGGTGGAGCAAAGAAATGATGTATGGTACCTTGATAGTGGATGTAGCAACCACATGACTGGTGACAAGTCTATCTTTGTTGACATTGATAGTTCTTCAATCTCATAAGTGAAGATTAAAAATGGTGCACTAGTTCAAGCAAAAGATAAAGGGACAATTGCAATTGAcacaaagaaaaggaggaagtttATCCATGATGTTCTACTTGTTTCAGACTTGACACAAAATCTTCTAAGTGTTGGGCAATTGATTGAGCATGGGCACATTGTGCACTTTGAATACAATCGATGCAAGATATATGACAAAGGAGAGAAAAAGTAACTTATGGCAAATATTAACATGGAGAAAAATAGAAGCTTTCCTCTCATTTTGCACTATGCAAAGAATGTTGCATGGAAGATGGAGGTGAATGATGAGTCATAGCGATGGCACAAAAGGTATGGATACTTGAACTTTTAAAACTTAAAAAGTCTACATCAAAAGAATATGGTGCATGGTCTATCAGTGATACAAGACAAGAAAGAAGTTTGTAAAGGATGTGCACTTGAAAAACAACACCGAGAGGTATTTCCAAAAGAGCATGCATGGAGAGCTAAAGCACCATTAGAGCTTGTTCATACCGACATATATGGGCCTATGAAAAATTCTTCTTATGCTGGTAACATCTATTTCATTACCTATATTGATGACTACTCAAGAATGATATGGATGTACTTTATGAGACATAAGTGCAAGGTATTCATCATCttcaagaaatttaaaaatcttgTGGAAAGACAAAGTGAACACTACATCAAGGTGCTAAGAAGTGATAGAGGTGGTGAATACAACTCAAATAAATTTGAGAAGTTTTGTGAAGATGTTAGTTTACAAAGGTAATTGACCATTGGCTACACACTGGAACAAAATGAAgttgctaaaagaaaaaatcgtACTATTTTTGAGATGGCTAGATTTATACTCAAAAACAAAgaccttccaaaatttttttagacgaAAGCGGTGTACATGACGGTGTACTTGATAAATAAAT
Coding sequences within it:
- the LOC105033248 gene encoding subtilisin-like protease SBT1.7; this encodes MASAALLLLLLYSSSSFCHVAAAEEKRRTYIVHMAKSRMPDTFTDHGHWYHASLRSVSDSAEILYSYDTVSHGFSTRLTPAEAATLESREGVLSVLPEVRYELHTTRTPMFLGLDESHGLFPQADTGSDVVVGLLDTGVWPERKSFDDTGFGPVPAGWKGACEEAKDFKATSCNRKLIGARFFSKGYEATVGPINGTTESRSPRDDEGHGTHTATTAAGSAVTDASLFGFANGTARGMATRARVAAYKVCWAAGCFSSDILAAMDRAVDDGCHVLSLSLGGKMTEYYEDNIAIGAFNAMEKGLLISCSAGNGGPIASSVTNVAPWIITVGAGTIDRDFPAYVVLGNGKNYTGVSLYSGKLLPKSPLPFVYAGNASNATQGNLCMPGTLIPEKVAGKIVLCDRGMSRGVQKGYVVREACGAGMVLANTDANGEELVAGAHLLPATAVGQKAGDAIREYLRSHKSPTATIGFGGTKIGVRPSPVVAAFSSRGPNFVTAEILKPDLIAPGVNILAGWTGAAGPTSLSVDLRRVEFNIISGTSMSCPHVSGIAALLKAAHPDWSPAAVRSALMTTAYSAYPEGDGGLLDVATGKAATPFDYGAGHVDPPRAVDPGLIYDLTTEDYIDFLCALKYTSRHIATVAKRTNYTCDSTRTYAVSGLNYPSFAVVFQKGSGAGGSVKTVKHTRTVTNVGGPGTYKSMVTTAVAGGAVKVGVEPAELSFTKKGEKRSYTVSFSSPSPPSVSSGFGRLEWSDGKHVVASPIAFSWT